Proteins from a genomic interval of candidate division WOR-3 bacterium:
- a CDS encoding redoxin domain-containing protein, protein MRKHVSVAALTLAALLPATAQAVLRVGDAAPDFTLPDTAWVNHSFSELRGKVVLIFFWQST, encoded by the coding sequence ATGCGTAAGCATGTGTCCGTGGCCGCACTCACTCTTGCGGCACTGCTGCCTGCCACTGCGCAGGCAGTGCTGCGCGTCGGTGATGCCGCGCCAGACTTCACCCTGCCGGATACAGCCTGGGTGAACCATTCCTTTTCCGAACTGCGCGGCAAGGTCGTCCTCATATTTTTCTGGCAAAGCACTTGA
- a CDS encoding FlgD immunoglobulin-like domain containing protein, producing the protein MFDDYGDNGFAGLAVNLNENMEIVKNYARLYTYLHWRDNMSTWAVYRQNGYIPLNYVVDANGIIRYIAEGFNETAIRNVILQWLPNPIDHDVGVKVLLAPLGGVDSAATVVPACSVYNYGTYTENYPVRMKIGSVYNQTATVTGHAPNTARYVEFPAWTPLLRGPAAVSCSTELDGDDIKSNNRITGTVTVYVYDLAVTEIIAPPDSVDSGAVVVPKVVVQNLGNWADMAKVKLCIGTFYEESVNVALQPGNIKTATLRDWNVTQVGTFQVRCTVSGRKEMIPENNILTDTVRVYSASGVRESPGAVAWSGLYDVQPNPVRGSALVRYALTSSVQAELAVYSAEGVLMRKLESGVLPAGQRLVVWDGRDESGRLVGRGVYYCRLETGTLRAVRKFVVAR; encoded by the coding sequence ATGTTCGATGACTACGGCGACAATGGGTTTGCCGGCCTGGCGGTCAATCTCAATGAGAACATGGAGATAGTCAAGAACTACGCCCGCTTGTACACCTATCTTCACTGGCGGGATAACATGAGCACTTGGGCGGTGTACCGCCAGAACGGGTACATCCCTCTGAACTACGTAGTTGACGCCAATGGCATAATCCGCTACATCGCCGAGGGATTCAACGAGACGGCAATCAGGAACGTGATTCTACAGTGGCTGCCCAACCCGATTGACCACGACGTCGGAGTTAAGGTGCTGCTTGCGCCACTAGGCGGTGTGGATTCGGCGGCGACTGTGGTACCAGCATGCTCAGTCTATAACTATGGCACCTACACCGAGAACTACCCGGTCCGGATGAAGATCGGCAGTGTTTACAACCAGACGGCAACAGTTACCGGACACGCACCGAACACGGCCCGGTACGTCGAGTTTCCAGCCTGGACTCCGCTTCTGCGCGGACCGGCTGCCGTAAGTTGCTCGACCGAGCTGGATGGCGACGACATCAAGAGCAACAACCGGATAACGGGCACGGTGACGGTATATGTCTATGACCTTGCGGTGACAGAGATAATCGCGCCTCCGGACAGCGTTGACTCCGGTGCGGTCGTCGTACCAAAGGTCGTGGTGCAGAATCTGGGCAATTGGGCTGACATGGCCAAGGTAAAACTGTGCATCGGGACCTTCTACGAAGAAAGCGTCAATGTCGCGCTCCAGCCGGGCAACATCAAAACCGCGACCTTGCGTGACTGGAACGTGACTCAGGTAGGTACTTTCCAGGTACGCTGCACGGTCAGCGGCCGGAAGGAAATGATTCCTGAGAACAACATTTTGACCGACACAGTGCGCGTATATTCGGCTTCAGGCGTCCGCGAATCGCCGGGCGCGGTGGCGTGGTCCGGCCTGTACGATGTTCAGCCGAATCCAGTCAGAGGGTCTGCACTCGTGCGCTACGCGCTGACGAGTTCGGTCCAGGCAGAACTTGCGGTTTACTCTGCCGAAGGCGTGCTGATGAGAAAACTAGAATCAGGTGTCCTGCCCGCTGGCCAGCGCCTGGTTGTCTGGGACGGTAGGGACGAGTCAGGTCGTCTGGTCGGCCGTGGAGTTTACTACTGCCGGCTGGAAACCGGAACGTTGCGCGCGGTCAGAAAGTTTGTCGTCGCTCGGTAA